A single Anopheles arabiensis isolate DONGOLA chromosome 2, AaraD3, whole genome shotgun sequence DNA region contains:
- the LOC120895631 gene encoding uncharacterized protein LOC120895631: MKLLNVLPAAAYFFLFVLLSSSDFNERRTLVLAQEPLFELPVQLIGFPVIILSVRLANFAKKLAYSLNPKTYQSRSRRETLHPEELSRLAIDVAQAERKILHEFGPKACIEEEPCRIHAVNSARLDNYQPDWEDILKNYKSQTSGMKQWYLLSVFLGDYLRDVQFCKQLAKRLDCNRYQRPFLRD; the protein is encoded by the exons ATGAAGCTGTTGAACGTGCTACCGGCCGCCGCCTACTTTTTCCTCTTCGTGCTACTCTCCTCCAGTGACTTCAACGAGCGGCGAACGCTTGTCCTCGCGCAGGAGCCACTGTTCGAGCTGCCGGTACAGCTAATCGGCTTCCCCGTGATCATTCTCTCCGTCCGGTTGGCCAACTTTGCCAAAAAGCTTGCTTACTCGCTAAATCCAA AGACCTACCAATCCCGCAGCCGCCGGGAGACGCTACACCCGGAGGAGCTTTCGCGGCTAGCCATCGATGTGGCGCAGGCGGAAAGGAAAATTCTTCACGAGTTCGGACCGAAGGCATGCATCGAGGAGGAACCGTGCCGGATTCACGCCGTCAACAGTGCCCGGCTGGACAACTATCAACCGGACTGGGAAGATATTCTGAA GAATTACAAATCGCAAACCAGTGGCATGAAGCAGTGGTACTTGCTGTCCGTCTTCCTCGGCGACTATCTGCGGGATGTGCAGTTCTGTAAGCAGCTGGCGAAGCGATTAGACTGCAATCGCTACCAGCGACCGTTCCTGCGAGACTGA
- the LOC120895629 gene encoding protein tumorous imaginal discs, mitochondrial gives MGSRGILQIFSPKSFGLLNGRFPGRSAPIGVAVPGVATVGACHCIITNQSPISRHLFTPAITSTTAAAAASSSGPSRLQRPSPSSRCSTLQSTRSFYTSNILHKSDYYSTLGVTKNASPKEIKKAYYQLAKKYHPDTNKDDPNAGKKFQEVSEAYEVLSDETKRREYDTYGQTSEQMGRAGGGPGPGAGPQGFSQNWQFRSTIDPEELFRKIFGDGGFQTGFDDYSDSKFGFGGAQEVMMNLTFAQAARGVNKDIDVNVVDTCPKCTGSRCEPGTKPGKCQYCNGTGMETISTGPFVMRSTCRYCQGTRMYIKYPCLECGGKGQTVQRKRVTVPVPAGIEDGQTVRMNVGSKEIFITFRVEKSRYFRRDGADVHTDANISLSQAILGGTIRVQGVYEDQTIQITPGTSSHTRITLTGKGLKRVNSYGSGNHYVHLKIQIPTKLTPKQKALIQAYAELEDDTPGQIMGVTFKTDGGKVCYAEPQELTDIVREALKDRKPLPTSSAEEPAAPPKTKEEEEAAKTRSSN, from the exons ATGGGTTCGCGAGGTATTCTGCAAATTTTCTCACCGAAAAGCTTTGGCCTCCTGAACGGCAGATTCCCGGGCCGATCTGCCCCGATCGGAGTAGCCGTTCCCGGTGTTGCGACGGTGGGTGCGTGCCATTGCATCATCACGAACCAAAGCCCGATCAGCCGACACTTGTTCACACCGGCAAtcacctccaccaccgccgccgccgccgccagcaGTAGTGGCCCCAGCCGTCTCCAGCGACCGTCCCCCAGTTCCAGAT GCAGCACACTGCAAAGCACGCGGTCGTTCTACACTTCAAACATTCTGCATAAAAGCGACTATTACAGCACGCTCGGTGTGACGAAAAACGCGTCGCCGAAGGAAATCAAGAAGGCGTACTATCAGCTGGCGAAAAAGTACCACCCCGACACAAACAAGGACGATCCGAACGCGGGGAAGAAATTTCAGGAAGTTTCCGAAGCGTACGAG GTTCTGAGCGATGAAACAAAGCGCCGTGAGTACGACACGTATGGGCAGACATCCGAGCAGATGGGCCGTGCGGGCGGTGGACCAGGGCCGGGTGCCGGGCCGCAAGGATTCTCCCAGAACTGGCAGTTCCGTTCGACCATCGATCCGGAGGAGCTGTTCCGCAAGATCTTCGGCGATGGGGGCTTTCAGACGGGTTTTGACGATTACAGCGACTCCAAGTTTGGGTTCGGCGGGGCTCAGGAGGTGATGATGAATCTTACCTTTGCCCAGGCGGCCCGGGGCGTCAATAAGGACATCGACGTGAATGTGGTCGATACGTGTCCGAAGTGTACGGGATCGCGGTGCGAACCGGGCACCAAGCCGGGCAAGTGTCAGTACTGCAATGGCACTGGGATGGAAACCATTTCGACGGGGCCGTTTGTGATGCGTTCGACGTGCCGCTACTGTCAGGGTACGCGGATGTACATCAAATACCCGTGCCTGGAGTGTGGAGGCAAGGGCCAGACAGTGCAGCGAAAGCGCGTCACCGTACCGGTGCCGGCCGGTATCGAGGATGGACAGACGGTGCGGATGAATGTGGGCAGCAAGGAGATTTTCATTACGTTTAG AGTGGAAAAGAGTCGCTATTTCCGTCGGGACGGTGCGGATGTGCACACGGACGCGAATATTTCCCTCTCACAGGCAATACTCGGTGGCACGATACGCGTGCAGGGCGTGTACGAGGATCAGACGATACAAATTACGCCCGGTACCTCGTCGCACACGCGAATAACGCTCACCGGGAAGGGACTGAAGCGGGTGAATAGTTACGGTAGCGGAAATCATTATGTACATTTGAAGATTCAAATTCCAACCAAACTTACACCGAAGCAAAAAGCCCTTATACAG gCGTACGCTGAACTGGAGGACGATACACCCGGACAGATAATGGGTGTAACGTTTAAAACCGACG GTGGAAAAGTGTGCTACGCGGAGCCACAGGAGCTGACGGACATTGTGCGTGAGGCGCTGAAAGATCGTAAGCCCCTTCCTACGTCGAGCGCTGAGGAACCGGCGGCCCCGCCAAAGACgaaagaagaggaggaagcgGCCAAGACGCGTAGCAGCAATTAG
- the LOC120895630 gene encoding DNA repair protein complementing XP-A cells homolog, which yields MSEPNDSSSKQEHLSDYQRRRIEENRQKAINLRQARLLTHPYNSSDRKQPTETAVSVNNVIKVSGTKYVDSGGGFLIEQRTNPTEEEANQQEEPVPESDAVPVPIEYDECLECGDRFADSYLLTTFDYSVCDACREPDGQHSLITRTEAKQEYLLKDCDLDRREPVLKFISRKNPHNVRWGEMKLYLHLQIEKRALEVWGSEEKLMREKEEREEKREVAKVKKYNKRLKELRMDVRSSLYDKTVQAHVHSYGDSEVYNEADDTYTRSCETCGHSETYEKM from the coding sequence GCAATCAATCTGCGGCAGGCCCGCCTCCTAACACACCCGTACAACAGCTCGGACCGCAAGCAGCCGACGGAAACGGCCGTTTCGGTGAACAATGTGATCAAAGTGTCCGGTACGAAGTACGTGGACAGTGGCGGCGGTTTCCTGATCGAACAGCGCACCAATCCGACCGAGGAAGAGGCGAACCAGCAGGAGGAACCGGTGCCGGAGTCGGACGCCGTGCCCGTGCCCATCGAGTACGATGAGTGTCTGGAGTGTGGGGACCGGTTTGCCGACTCCTACCTGCTGACCACGTTCGACTATTCCGTGTGCGATGCGTGCCGTGAGCCGGATGGGCAGCATTCGCTAATCACGCGCACCGAGGCTAAGCAGGAGTATCTGCTGAAGGATTGCGATCTGGACCGGCGCGAGCCCGTGCTGAAGTTCATCAGTCGCAAGAACCCGCACAACGTGCGGTGGGGCGAGATGAAGCTGTACCTTCACCTGCAGATTGAAAAGCGCGCGCTGGAGGTGTGGGGCAGCGAGGAAAAGCTGATGCGCGAGAAGGAGGAGCGCGAGGAGAAGCGCGAAGTGGCGAAGGTGAAAAAGTACAACAAACGGTTGAAGGAGCTGCGAATGGACGTGCGAAGCAGCCTGTACGACAAGACGGTTCAGGCGCACGTACATTCCTACGGCGATTCGGAGGTGTACAACGAGGCAGACGATACGTACACGCGCTCTTGCGAGACCTGCGGACATTCGGAGACGTACGAGAAAATGTAA